One genomic window of bacterium includes the following:
- the infA gene encoding translation initiation factor IF-1 gives MAKDDLANLEGTVTEARGGGNFVVRLENGHILRAKLGGAMRRFRIRVISGDRVTIGVSPYDPTHGLILYRHKN, from the coding sequence TTGGCGAAGGACGATCTGGCGAATCTCGAAGGAACCGTGACCGAGGCCCGCGGCGGCGGAAATTTCGTCGTCCGGCTCGAGAACGGCCACATTCTCAGGGCGAAGCTGGGCGGCGCCATGCGCCGGTTCCGGATCCGCGTCATCTCGGGGGATCGGGTGACGATCGGCGTCTCCCCCTACGACCCGACCCACGGCCTCATCCTTTACCGCCACAAGAACTGA
- a CDS encoding HAD family phosphatase codes for MKTLSLPRPEAVLFDFDGILVDSEPMHHRAFNEVLEPLGMAFPWKEYVETYMGFDDRDAFREAFRAKGAGLDESTLANLVAAKSEAFLRALRGGVTAYPGAVSLIESLRAANLPLALCSGALRSDIAPILEQLGIARCFDVIVSADDVRRSKPDPESYALAFARLSDRHATRLTVPGKSVALEDTPAGIRSAKGAGLRVLAVTNSYGAGELAEADWIADSLENVRLEG; via the coding sequence ATGAAAACCCTCTCCCTCCCAAGGCCCGAAGCGGTCCTCTTCGATTTCGACGGGATCCTCGTCGACAGCGAGCCGATGCATCACCGGGCGTTCAACGAGGTCCTCGAGCCGCTCGGGATGGCCTTCCCCTGGAAGGAGTACGTGGAGACCTACATGGGGTTCGACGACCGCGACGCCTTTCGGGAGGCGTTCCGTGCGAAGGGGGCCGGCCTCGACGAATCGACCCTCGCGAACCTCGTCGCCGCGAAATCCGAAGCGTTCCTGCGGGCCTTGCGCGGCGGGGTGACGGCCTACCCCGGCGCGGTCTCCCTGATCGAATCCCTTCGGGCGGCGAACCTGCCGCTGGCCCTGTGCAGCGGCGCCCTCCGCTCCGATATCGCCCCGATCCTCGAGCAGCTGGGCATCGCCCGGTGTTTCGACGTGATCGTATCGGCCGACGACGTGCGCAGGAGCAAGCCCGACCCGGAGAGCTACGCGCTCGCCTTCGCGAGATTGTCGGATCGGCACGCCACGCGGCTGACGGTCCCGGGAAAGTCGGTCGCCCTCGAGGACACCCCCGCGGGGATCCGGTCCGCGAAGGGAGCGGGGCTCCGGGTGCTCGCCGTCACCAACAGCTACGGCGCCGGGGAACTCGCCGAAGCCGACTGGATCGCCGATTCGCTGGAGAACGTCCGCCTCGAGGGATGA
- a CDS encoding sugar ABC transporter permease, giving the protein MDRPPGELLRGYAFLVPLVLFLAAFVLAPVAGTFVGSLMQDVTFLPQRFAGTENYRALLSDPGFAQALRFTVLFTAASVPLELLLGLAVALLLAHPSRARGALRACVLVPWAIPAAVSGKVFQLIYNYNYGLANYLMNAMGVVDHPVNWLGTSAGAFLSLVMADAWKTTPFVAIILLAGLSGIPGHLYQQAQIDRAGFLRRFTRITLPLLSTVLLIALLFRTIDALRVFDLMFVLTGGGPGGSTTSLSLYGYNYFLGGDFGYGSAVSVVLFLIALGLSLLYIRVGRFARELS; this is encoded by the coding sequence GACCGTCCTCCCGGGGAACTCCTCCGCGGCTACGCCTTCCTTGTCCCCCTCGTCCTGTTCCTCGCCGCCTTCGTGCTGGCCCCGGTCGCGGGGACGTTCGTCGGAAGCCTGATGCAGGACGTCACGTTCCTTCCCCAACGGTTCGCGGGCACGGAAAACTACCGGGCGCTCCTCTCCGATCCCGGGTTTGCGCAGGCGCTCCGGTTCACCGTCCTGTTCACGGCCGCATCGGTTCCCCTGGAACTGCTCCTGGGACTGGCGGTGGCGCTCCTCCTCGCCCATCCGTCGCGCGCGCGCGGCGCGCTCCGGGCCTGCGTGCTGGTCCCCTGGGCCATTCCGGCCGCCGTGTCCGGGAAGGTGTTCCAGCTGATCTACAACTACAATTACGGGCTCGCGAACTACCTGATGAATGCCATGGGAGTCGTCGACCACCCGGTGAACTGGCTCGGCACCTCCGCCGGTGCGTTCCTGTCGCTGGTCATGGCGGATGCATGGAAGACCACCCCGTTCGTGGCGATCATCCTGCTCGCGGGTCTTTCGGGGATTCCCGGGCACCTGTACCAGCAGGCCCAGATCGACCGGGCGGGATTTCTCCGGCGCTTCACCCGCATCACCTTGCCCCTTCTCTCGACGGTCCTGCTCATCGCTCTCCTGTTCCGCACCATCGACGCCCTGCGCGTCTTCGACCTGATGTTCGTCCTGACGGGCGGGGGCCCCGGCGGGAGCACCACCTCCCTGTCCCTGTACGGGTACAACTACTTCCTGGGAGGGGATTTCGGCTACGGGTCGGCGGTCTCCGTCGTGCTGTTCCTGATCGCCCTGGGCCTGTCCCTTCTCTACATCCGGGTGGGGCGGTTCGCGAGGGAGCTGTCATGA
- a CDS encoding ABC transporter ATP-binding protein — MKLSFSGVSKSFHSGRGQVRALRDVDLAVGEGELFVLLGPSGCGKSTVLNLAAGLARPTSGEIRFGDRVVASRDRKVFVPPPERNVAMVFQSYALYPHLDVYGNIAFPLRVAGSKKPEIDRVVTEAARSLGIGDLLRVRPAELSGGQRQRVAIARAIVRKPALFLLDEPLSNLDAGLRASTRVELKRLQRALGITTLYVTHDQTEAMSLGDRIALLRDGRIAQTGTPRDLYERPVSPFTASFIGQAPMNLLNVSVLEEGGELRLRLGENELPLPPEQARSVRSLGTGTVLLGIRPEDVRIGSGTSVNRLAGTVSAVESMGREELVHVLAGGSTISVFSKGASFREGDAVTIDIPMEAAHFFGKDAGER; from the coding sequence ATGAAGCTCTCCTTCTCCGGCGTCTCGAAGTCATTCCATTCCGGCCGGGGGCAGGTGAGGGCTCTCCGCGACGTGGATCTGGCCGTCGGAGAGGGGGAGCTCTTCGTCCTGCTCGGGCCCAGCGGATGCGGCAAGTCCACCGTCCTCAACCTGGCGGCGGGGCTCGCCAGGCCGACGTCGGGGGAGATCCGGTTCGGCGACCGGGTGGTCGCCTCGCGCGACCGGAAGGTCTTCGTCCCGCCGCCGGAGAGAAACGTGGCCATGGTCTTCCAGAGCTACGCTCTCTACCCCCACCTGGACGTGTACGGGAACATCGCGTTCCCGTTGCGCGTCGCCGGCTCCAAAAAGCCGGAGATCGACCGGGTCGTGACGGAGGCGGCGAGGTCGCTGGGGATCGGGGACCTCCTGCGCGTGCGGCCCGCGGAGCTTTCGGGAGGGCAGCGCCAGCGCGTGGCGATCGCCCGCGCCATCGTCCGCAAGCCGGCCCTCTTCCTGCTCGACGAGCCCCTGTCCAACCTGGACGCGGGGTTGCGCGCCTCCACGCGTGTCGAGCTGAAGCGCCTCCAGCGGGCGCTCGGAATCACCACCCTGTACGTGACGCACGACCAGACCGAGGCGATGTCCCTGGGGGATCGGATCGCCCTCCTGCGGGACGGCCGGATCGCGCAGACGGGGACGCCGCGGGACCTGTACGAGCGGCCGGTGAGCCCCTTCACCGCCTCGTTCATCGGGCAGGCGCCGATGAACCTGCTGAACGTCTCCGTGCTCGAGGAGGGGGGCGAGCTGCGCCTGCGCCTGGGGGAGAACGAGCTGCCGCTGCCGCCGGAGCAGGCCCGGAGCGTCCGATCCCTCGGAACGGGAACGGTGCTCCTGGGGATCCGGCCGGAAGACGTGCGCATCGGATCCGGGACTTCCGTGAACCGGCTGGCGGGAACGGTGTCGGCGGTGGAAAGCATGGGCCGCGAGGAGCTGGTTCACGTTCTGGCGGGCGGCTCCACGATCTCCGTCTTCAGCAAGGGCGCGTCGTTCAGGGAGGGGGATGCGGTGACGATCGACATCCCCATGGAGGCGGCGCACTTCTTCGGGAAGGACGCCGGGGAACGATAG
- a CDS encoding carbohydrate ABC transporter permease has translation MSEERQIRILYVAGVLGFMAFSLGPVLFMALTAASLRPDFLSQASGWEFTLTHFAAVAGTPSLRFLDNLRNSIVVSGCASALCVAVAAPAAYAIARLELPGKALILLCVLAVSMFPPVSLVSYLFKVMGALGWVNTYRALVLPYTAWILPLSLWILTGYFAQVPVDLDRAALVDGCSGLGVLRKVVIPVAAPGIFSTALLAFIFAFNEFLFALMLTTDHAARTVPVGIALFEGLHGEIPWGIVMAAATLTTVPVVLLTLVFQRKIVQGLTRGAIKG, from the coding sequence ATGAGCGAGGAGCGGCAGATCCGGATCCTGTACGTGGCGGGCGTCCTGGGGTTCATGGCGTTCTCTCTCGGCCCGGTACTCTTCATGGCCCTGACGGCGGCGAGCCTGCGCCCCGACTTCCTGTCGCAGGCGTCCGGGTGGGAATTCACCCTGACGCACTTCGCCGCCGTGGCCGGTACCCCGTCCCTGCGCTTCCTCGACAATCTGCGCAACAGCATCGTCGTTTCCGGGTGCGCGTCCGCCCTCTGCGTGGCCGTGGCCGCCCCGGCCGCCTACGCCATCGCCCGGCTGGAGCTCCCGGGCAAGGCGCTCATCCTCCTCTGCGTTCTCGCGGTGTCCATGTTCCCCCCCGTGAGCCTGGTGAGCTACCTGTTCAAGGTCATGGGGGCCCTGGGCTGGGTCAACACCTACCGGGCGCTCGTCCTTCCCTACACCGCGTGGATCCTTCCCCTCTCCCTGTGGATCCTTACGGGCTACTTCGCCCAGGTGCCCGTCGACCTGGACCGCGCGGCCCTCGTCGACGGCTGCTCCGGGCTCGGGGTCCTGCGGAAGGTGGTGATCCCCGTGGCGGCACCGGGAATCTTCTCGACGGCGCTGCTCGCGTTCATCTTCGCCTTCAACGAGTTCCTGTTCGCCTTGATGCTGACGACGGACCACGCGGCCCGGACCGTCCCCGTGGGGATCGCCCTGTTCGAAGGGTTGCACGGAGAGATCCCATGGGGCATCGTCATGGCGGCGGCGACCCTGACCACCGTCCCGGTGGTGCTCCTCACGCTCGTTTTCCAGCGAAAGATCGTGCAGGGGCTCACCCGGGGGGCCATCAAGGGATGA
- a CDS encoding DUF1820 family protein, with translation MKTKSVYRVLFRNQENLYELYARKVGQGALFAFVEVEEILFGNRGGVLVDPSEERLKSEFAGVKRTFIPLQAIVRIDEVEKEGSNKIVALAAPQGNVTNFPVPPGSLGTKPGKG, from the coding sequence TTGAAGACGAAGTCCGTCTACAGGGTGCTCTTCCGGAACCAGGAGAACCTGTACGAACTGTACGCGCGGAAGGTGGGCCAGGGAGCGCTGTTCGCCTTCGTCGAGGTCGAGGAGATCCTCTTCGGCAACCGGGGCGGCGTTCTCGTCGACCCGTCGGAGGAGCGCCTGAAGTCCGAGTTCGCCGGCGTCAAGCGCACCTTCATCCCGCTGCAGGCCATCGTGCGCATCGACGAGGTCGAGAAGGAGGGGTCGAACAAGATCGTCGCCCTCGCCGCGCCCCAGGGAAACGTGACGAATTTCCCGGTGCCCCCCGGAAGCCTCGGGACGAAGCCCGGCAAGGGCTGA